Proteins encoded within one genomic window of Cellulomonas flavigena DSM 20109:
- a CDS encoding ATP-binding cassette domain-containing protein, producing the protein MTGIGGSGGDGGGGDVRDERVVPPAPAPRTPVLAVRRVSKRFGPVEALVDVDLVVHPHEVVALVGDNGAGKSTLAKVVSGVLHPDAGLLELDGEPVTIASPSDAHQAGIATVFQDYALCENLDVTANLFLGREVRRHTLMRDGEMERVARQILRDLTSRIPSVRTPISHLSAGQRQTVAIARTLIGSPRLVVLDEPTAALSVAHTAEVLTHIERLRELGLGVVLISHNLNDVRAVSDRVEVLRHGRNNGSFRTRDVSQEELLAAITGATQTHPERA; encoded by the coding sequence ATGACGGGGATCGGCGGGAGCGGGGGAGACGGGGGCGGTGGCGACGTGCGCGACGAGCGGGTGGTCCCGCCGGCGCCCGCGCCGCGCACCCCGGTGCTCGCGGTGCGGCGGGTGTCCAAGAGGTTCGGGCCGGTCGAGGCGCTCGTCGACGTCGACCTGGTCGTGCACCCGCACGAGGTCGTCGCGCTCGTGGGCGACAACGGTGCGGGCAAGTCCACGCTCGCCAAGGTGGTGTCCGGCGTCCTGCACCCCGACGCCGGGCTGCTCGAGCTCGACGGCGAGCCCGTGACCATCGCGTCACCGTCGGACGCGCACCAGGCCGGCATCGCCACGGTCTTCCAGGACTACGCGCTGTGCGAGAACCTCGACGTCACGGCCAACCTCTTCCTGGGGCGCGAGGTGCGCCGTCACACCCTCATGCGCGACGGCGAGATGGAACGGGTCGCGCGGCAGATCCTGCGGGACCTCACGAGCCGCATCCCGTCGGTGCGCACGCCCATCAGCCACCTGTCCGCGGGGCAGCGGCAGACCGTCGCCATCGCGCGCACGCTCATCGGGTCGCCCCGGCTGGTGGTGCTCGACGAGCCGACGGCCGCGCTGTCGGTCGCGCACACCGCCGAGGTGCTCACGCACATCGAGCGCCTGCGCGAGCTCGGGCTCGGCGTCGTCCTCATCAGCCACAACCTCAACGACGTGCGCGCGGTCTCCGACCGTGTCGAGGTGCTGCGGCACGGCCGCAACAACGGGTCGTTCCGCACGCGGGACGTCTCGCAGGAGGAGCTGCTCGCGGCGATCACGGGCGCGACGCAGACGCACCCCGAGCGGGCCTGA
- a CDS encoding ROK family transcriptional regulator, with protein MTGSQSSLRGANRALVVETVKRYGGLTQVELTAATGLSPATVSSIVKELLAAGVVDTTNTVRSGRRAQLVTIARTTGLAAGVDVGRRHLRVALADVTREIVAEQSLPLPAEHRADTTLDRAALLVVDLLERVGATLDDLVGLGVGLPAPVEPGTGLVTVRGILRGWDEVPVVHVLAKRLAKPVLVDNEANLGALAESRFGAARGYQDVVYVSVGAGTGAGIVLAGRLHRGFGGTAGEVGHVQVDPQGRICRCGSRGCLDTVVGYPALVEPLAASHGSLTLRDVVQRATEGDPGCRQVVADAGAVIGGVVAGMAMVVNPQCVVVGGELAATGEVLLAPMREAIGRRVPLNQVAALDVVTGELGVRASVLGALAMVLEATDQAAATGAAELGDLADYGDGGGS; from the coding sequence ATGACCGGATCGCAGTCGTCCCTGCGGGGCGCGAACCGCGCGCTCGTCGTCGAGACCGTCAAGCGCTACGGCGGGCTGACGCAGGTCGAGCTGACCGCCGCCACGGGCCTGTCGCCCGCGACGGTCAGCTCGATCGTCAAGGAGCTGCTGGCTGCGGGCGTCGTCGACACCACGAACACCGTCCGCTCGGGGCGTCGCGCGCAGCTCGTCACCATCGCCCGCACGACGGGCCTGGCCGCGGGCGTCGACGTGGGCCGGCGCCACCTGCGGGTCGCGCTGGCCGACGTGACGCGCGAGATCGTCGCCGAGCAGAGCCTGCCGCTGCCGGCCGAGCACCGTGCCGACACGACGCTCGACCGCGCGGCGCTGCTCGTCGTCGACCTGCTCGAGCGCGTCGGCGCGACGCTCGACGACCTCGTGGGTCTCGGCGTCGGGCTGCCTGCGCCCGTCGAGCCCGGCACCGGCCTGGTCACCGTGCGCGGCATCCTGCGCGGCTGGGACGAGGTGCCGGTCGTGCACGTGCTCGCCAAGCGCCTGGCCAAGCCGGTGCTCGTCGACAACGAGGCCAACCTCGGCGCGCTCGCCGAGAGCCGGTTCGGCGCGGCGCGCGGGTACCAGGACGTCGTGTACGTGTCGGTGGGTGCGGGCACAGGTGCCGGGATCGTGCTCGCCGGGCGCCTGCACCGCGGGTTCGGCGGGACCGCCGGTGAGGTCGGCCACGTGCAGGTCGACCCGCAGGGGCGGATCTGCCGGTGCGGCTCGCGCGGGTGCCTCGACACGGTCGTGGGCTACCCGGCGCTCGTCGAGCCGCTCGCGGCGAGCCACGGCTCCCTCACGCTGCGCGACGTGGTGCAGCGCGCGACCGAGGGTGACCCGGGGTGCCGCCAGGTCGTGGCCGACGCCGGCGCGGTGATCGGCGGCGTCGTCGCCGGCATGGCGATGGTCGTCAACCCGCAGTGCGTGGTGGTCGGCGGCGAGCTCGCGGCGACCGGCGAGGTGCTGCTGGCGCCGATGCGCGAGGCGATCGGGCGGCGCGTGCCGCTCAACCAGGTGGCGGCGCTCGACGTCGTGACCGGCGAGCTGGGGGTCCGGGCGTCGGTGCTCGGGGCGCTCGCGATGGTGCTCGAGGCCACGGACCAGGCGGCGGCCACGGGGGCCGCGGAGCTCGGCGACCTGGCGGACTACGGCGACGGAGGCGGGTCATGA
- the mmsB gene encoding multiple monosaccharide ABC transporter permease, which produces MTAIAGFRDMVTRNLRQSGIFVAFVLIVVLFSLLNSNFLSPGNLTNIVLQYSYILILAIGMVMVIVLGQIDLSVGSVVALTGAVAGVLVIRNGAPWWVGVLAALAVGLLVGMWQGFWVAYVGIPGFIVTLAGMLLFRGMTYRVLDNVSLSPFGGTYYDVANGFSTNGWFGGYGIDVFTLVIFGVAVVGYGVSQWRTRRGRIAYQQVVESMPMFVAKLVVIAVVVMWFGYQLAQYRGLPNILILLAVLIMAYSVVTQRSVFGRHIYAIGGNLNAAQLSGVKVRKVTFWTFVNMGLLAGVAGVVYSSRMNGAQPGAGNMFELDAIAAAFIGGASTTGGVGRVTGAMTGALIMAVMSNGMQLMGVPQSIQQMVKGLVLLLAVAFDVWNKRRAEAR; this is translated from the coding sequence CATCTTCGTCGCGTTCGTGCTCATCGTCGTGCTGTTCTCCCTGCTCAACTCGAACTTCCTGAGCCCGGGGAACCTCACCAACATCGTCCTGCAGTACTCGTACATCCTCATCCTCGCCATCGGCATGGTCATGGTGATCGTGCTCGGCCAGATCGACCTGTCCGTCGGCTCGGTCGTCGCGCTCACCGGCGCGGTCGCGGGCGTGCTGGTCATCCGCAACGGCGCACCGTGGTGGGTCGGCGTCCTGGCTGCGCTCGCGGTCGGCCTGCTGGTCGGCATGTGGCAGGGCTTCTGGGTCGCGTACGTCGGGATCCCCGGCTTCATCGTCACGCTCGCCGGCATGCTGCTGTTCCGCGGCATGACCTACCGCGTGCTCGACAACGTCTCGCTGTCGCCGTTCGGCGGCACGTACTACGACGTCGCCAACGGGTTCTCCACCAACGGCTGGTTCGGCGGGTACGGCATCGACGTGTTCACGCTCGTGATCTTCGGGGTCGCGGTGGTTGGCTACGGCGTGAGCCAGTGGCGCACGCGCCGCGGTCGGATCGCGTACCAGCAGGTCGTCGAGTCGATGCCGATGTTCGTCGCCAAGCTGGTCGTCATCGCCGTGGTCGTCATGTGGTTCGGCTACCAGCTCGCGCAGTACCGCGGCCTGCCGAACATCCTCATCCTGCTCGCGGTGCTGATCATGGCCTACTCGGTCGTCACGCAGCGCTCCGTGTTCGGCCGTCACATCTACGCGATCGGCGGCAACCTCAACGCCGCGCAGCTCTCGGGCGTGAAGGTCCGCAAGGTCACCTTCTGGACCTTCGTCAACATGGGCCTGCTCGCCGGTGTCGCGGGCGTCGTCTACTCGTCGCGCATGAACGGCGCGCAGCCGGGCGCGGGCAACATGTTCGAGCTCGACGCGATCGCGGCGGCCTTCATCGGCGGCGCGTCGACGACCGGTGGCGTGGGCCGCGTGACCGGCGCCATGACCGGTGCGCTGATCATGGCCGTCATGAGCAACGGCATGCAGCTCATGGGTGTCCCGCAGTCGATCCAGCAGATGGTCAAGGGTCTCGTGCTCCTGCTCGCCGTCGCGTTCGACGTCTGGAACAAGCGCCGCGCCGAGGCGCGCTGA